The genomic region ACGCAGACCAATTATCAGAAGCAGTTGAGAAGAACCCTGAATTGGGCGCTGGTACAATTACAGGTATATACGCGACGATGTTTACTACTGGTACAGGGGGCACTACATCTCAACAGGATTTTGGGCAAAAAGGTTATGATGTTTATGGAGACATGATTTCTGGGGATATGGCCTTAACTGTTAGCTCGTTTGGATGGTATAGGGCCAGAATTACAGAACTACAGGCCGCAACTGACTTTACTCAACAAGAGAATTATCAAGTTTGGAGATACTACTATAGAGTAATAAATCAAGCCAACTTAGTTATTGAAAGTTTAGGGGGTAATGATGCTGTTTTACAAGACGAAGACCTTCAACATATCTTTGGTCAGGCTTTAGCGATGAGAGCACATTCCTATTTTTATTTAACTCAGTTTATGATCAACGACGTAGAGGCTTCTTGGACTTCAGAAACACTCCCTATCTACACTGAACCTGGTTTTGTTGGAAATCCTAAATCGACTACGGAGGAAGTTTATGCGCTTATGGAGGATGATTTGACTAGAGCAATTGATTTGCTAGATGGGTTTGCAAGACCATCAAAAACTCAGGTTAATAAAGAAGTGGCGCAAACAATTTTGGCTTATGTATTGGGTTCGAGAAGAGACAGATGGCAAGATGTCGTTAATTTAACAAATGAGGTGCTTTTAAATACAACAGCATCACCAATGACTGATGATGATTCTATTAATGGTATATTTGGTGGTTTCAACGATGTAAATTCTCAAGGCTGGATGTGGGGCGTAGATCTTACTTCGGATATTGCCTTAGGTCTAGTTTCTTGGTGGGGGCAGATTGATGCCTATTCCTATAGTTATGCCGCAGTAGGAGATAACAAGGGCATGGATTCCGACCTTTACGGTAGCAT from Galbibacter sp. BG1 harbors:
- a CDS encoding RagB/SusD family nutrient uptake outer membrane protein, giving the protein MKRNMKNFIWIACLASLSISCGDDFLVEEPTGNIINADQLSEAVEKNPELGAGTITGIYATMFTTGTGGTTSQQDFGQKGYDVYGDMISGDMALTVSSFGWYRARITELQAATDFTQQENYQVWRYYYRVINQANLVIESLGGNDAVLQDEDLQHIFGQALAMRAHSYFYLTQFMINDVEASWTSETLPIYTEPGFVGNPKSTTEEVYALMEDDLTRAIDLLDGFARPSKTQVNKEVAQTILAYVLGSRRDRWQDVVNLTNEVLLNTTASPMTDDDSINGIFGGFNDVNSQGWMWGVDLTSDIALGLVSWWGQIDAYSYSYAAVGDNKGMDSDLYGSMQPDDIRRDQFLNNPESSRHLQPLFKFYDSDRVIFGTSQIVKADYIYMRYEEPLLLNIEALAKSGQESAAIAALTDFVSTRVDDASYISGLSGQALIEEIYKQTRLELWGEGKSYLALKRNEETVVRGDNHLSFQGVPMPFDDERLTFEIPQQELQDNNNITTQN